One genomic region from Conexibacter woesei DSM 14684 encodes:
- a CDS encoding HtaA domain-containing protein, whose product MTSRTSRSRRPLLVAFLSILLAGLAASAARATDPPPEPITAGTVEWGVKESFRTYVVGGIARGSITLDGGVSRTPAGTFSFPVNGGVFDPGINGTVANTAGNVRMTGHGGTLDMRISDLRVELLPEGAVLRADVRSAQRDGGEPIDTPDVVLADLDISAVSPVTAGGVTTWSRIPATLTRAGAPAFGGFYRMGESLDPVTFSYEGNGGKPVPENFTAPATNFFARTDSDTPGKGNVFHDVTRGLVHKAGSDAVNAVDAVTLETRGTPLAHGLVDDDQIVATAFDADAGRIFASHRNGRASVYTWTGDTYTHEALPGTHGVGLVALAGGKAYFAAEDQGTNPVVTVVSGGPGAWTASTYPEVDTGGLPFRALAALPDGRLVATVRYRVAGGAVPQAALLLTDTGSGFTATAIEGTALPRAQPGETITLGYDGIQPGPNGSLLLSETPLRGPMRVQRLRFDGSGATVDGPPLVLERTQDWTVNQYTGRLVLVFGTSNVPEARIDVLEPDGELFASFRGLQVAWIAAAADDTLYVADNGDAQLTVKLQLAGVSPTVTGEPQDAAVELPGAGATGTATFTAAADATPAATVQWQRRPLGVTRWSDVAGATATTLSVDAAQADNGTRYRAVFENGGGRIGTRPATLTVTAAPPRPPVDQPRTPADQPRTPARESPRTPIGKDAVAKRLPRGTITVPRGTRSASRGGVVQVATISCPRGAACRVAVPKQVRVRIGGRSFQARVLAPARVASGRRAAVRVKLPRAAARRLAGRSATVAVNVTVSADGWKALTRTATVRVRAAAVARR is encoded by the coding sequence ATGACGAGCCGCACCAGCCGCTCGCGACGACCCCTGCTCGTCGCGTTCCTCTCGATCCTGCTCGCGGGTCTGGCCGCGTCCGCGGCCCGCGCCACGGATCCGCCACCCGAGCCGATCACGGCCGGCACGGTCGAATGGGGCGTCAAGGAGAGCTTCCGTACCTATGTCGTCGGCGGGATCGCGAGAGGGTCGATCACGCTCGACGGCGGCGTCAGCAGGACGCCCGCGGGCACGTTCTCGTTCCCCGTCAACGGCGGCGTCTTCGACCCGGGGATCAACGGCACGGTTGCGAACACGGCCGGCAACGTCCGCATGACCGGCCACGGTGGCACGCTCGACATGCGCATCTCCGACCTCCGGGTAGAGCTGCTGCCCGAGGGCGCGGTCCTGCGCGCCGACGTGCGCAGCGCGCAGAGAGACGGCGGAGAGCCGATCGACACCCCCGACGTCGTCCTTGCGGACCTGGACATCTCCGCCGTCTCTCCCGTCACGGCGGGCGGCGTCACGACGTGGAGCAGAATCCCGGCGACGCTGACGCGCGCGGGAGCGCCTGCATTCGGCGGCTTCTACCGGATGGGCGAGTCGCTCGATCCGGTGACGTTCAGCTACGAAGGCAACGGCGGCAAGCCGGTGCCGGAGAACTTCACCGCGCCCGCGACGAACTTCTTCGCGCGGACCGACTCCGACACGCCCGGCAAGGGCAACGTCTTCCATGACGTCACCCGCGGGCTGGTGCACAAGGCCGGCTCCGACGCTGTCAACGCGGTCGACGCCGTGACCCTGGAGACGCGAGGCACACCGCTCGCCCACGGCCTCGTCGACGACGACCAGATCGTCGCGACGGCCTTCGACGCCGACGCCGGCCGCATCTTCGCCTCCCACCGCAACGGCAGAGCGTCGGTGTACACGTGGACAGGCGACACGTACACGCACGAGGCGCTGCCGGGCACCCACGGGGTTGGGCTGGTTGCGCTCGCCGGCGGCAAGGCCTACTTCGCCGCCGAGGACCAGGGGACGAACCCGGTTGTGACCGTCGTCTCCGGCGGTCCCGGAGCGTGGACCGCCAGCACCTACCCGGAGGTCGACACCGGCGGTCTTCCGTTCAGAGCCCTCGCAGCGCTGCCGGACGGCAGACTCGTCGCGACCGTGCGATACCGCGTCGCGGGAGGCGCGGTCCCGCAGGCGGCCCTGCTGCTGACGGACACCGGCAGCGGGTTCACAGCGACCGCGATCGAAGGGACGGCGCTGCCGAGAGCCCAGCCGGGGGAGACCATCACACTCGGCTATGACGGGATCCAGCCCGGCCCCAACGGATCGCTGCTGCTGTCCGAGACTCCCCTCAGAGGGCCGATGCGCGTGCAGCGGCTCAGATTCGACGGCTCCGGCGCGACGGTCGACGGTCCTCCGCTCGTGCTCGAGAGAACGCAGGACTGGACGGTCAATCAGTACACGGGGAGACTCGTCCTTGTGTTCGGGACGTCGAACGTCCCCGAGGCGCGGATCGATGTGCTCGAGCCGGACGGCGAGCTGTTCGCGAGCTTCCGAGGACTGCAGGTGGCGTGGATCGCCGCCGCAGCAGACGACACGCTCTACGTCGCCGACAACGGGGACGCGCAGCTGACGGTGAAGCTGCAGCTCGCCGGTGTCTCGCCGACCGTCACCGGCGAGCCGCAGGACGCGGCGGTCGAGCTGCCCGGCGCGGGCGCGACGGGGACGGCGACGTTCACGGCCGCGGCCGACGCGACGCCCGCGGCGACGGTGCAGTGGCAGCGGCGGCCGCTCGGCGTGACGCGCTGGAGCGACGTCGCCGGTGCGACCGCGACGACGCTGTCGGTCGACGCTGCGCAGGCGGACAACGGGACCCGCTACCGGGCCGTGTTCGAAAACGGCGGCGGGCGGATCGGGACGAGACCGGCGACGCTGACGGTGACCGCCGCGCCGCCGAGACCGCCGGTCGATCAGCCGAGAACACCGGCGGATCAGCCGAGAACGCCAGCGAGAGAGTCGCCGAGAACGCCGATCGGCAAGGACGCGGTCGCCAAGCGGCTGCCACGCGGCACGATCACGGTCCCGCGTGGGACCCGCAGCGCGAGCCGCGGCGGCGTCGTGCAGGTCGCGACGATCAGCTGCCCGCGCGGCGCGGCGTGCCGCGTCGCGGTCCCCAAGCAGGTCCGCGTCCGCATCGGCGGGCGCAGCTTCCAGGCGCGCGTGCTGGCCCCGGCGCGCGTCGCCTCCGGCAGACGCGCGGCGGTGCGCGTGAAGCTCCCGCGCGCCGCGGCGAGACGCCTCGCCGGCCGCTCGGCGACGGTGGCAGTGAACGTCACCGTCAGCGCGGACGGCTGGAAGGCGCTGACGCGGACCGCGACGGTTCGTGTGCGCGCCGCCGCTGTCGCACGACGCTGA
- a CDS encoding N(5)-(carboxyethyl)ornithine synthase, with amino-acid sequence MDQLSIGAVATSRKQDELRLAIHPAHVERIDADVRAHLFLERGYGERFGFPDDRLAPLVAGLREREQLFAECDVLLLPKPLAEDLETLRAGQVVWGWPHCVQDRHMTQLAIDRELTLIAWEAMNHWTASGHFDVHVFHKNNELAGYCSVLHALQLLGTTGDYGRRLRAAVISFGATARGAVRALSALGISDVTVMTQRSVAAVASPFASVRMQHFERDPANPSRTLALKAPEPGPLAEVLAGYDVVVNCILQDTDEPLMFVMDEDLGLFPSGTLVVDVSCDEGMGFEWARPTSFADPIFTVGDGVRYYAVDHSPSFLWNSATWENSEALLRYLPVVMAGPPAWDANETIRRAIEIRDGRVLNPRILSFQQRAPDYPYPAA; translated from the coding sequence ATGGATCAACTGAGCATCGGCGCGGTCGCAACTTCGCGCAAGCAGGACGAGCTTCGGCTCGCGATCCATCCCGCGCACGTCGAGCGGATCGACGCCGACGTGCGCGCGCACCTCTTCCTGGAGCGCGGCTACGGCGAGCGCTTCGGCTTCCCCGACGATCGGCTCGCCCCGCTCGTCGCCGGACTGCGCGAGCGCGAGCAGCTGTTCGCCGAGTGCGACGTGCTGCTGCTGCCCAAGCCGCTCGCCGAGGACCTCGAGACGCTGCGCGCAGGCCAGGTCGTGTGGGGCTGGCCGCACTGCGTGCAGGACCGGCATATGACGCAGCTCGCGATCGACCGCGAGCTGACGCTGATCGCGTGGGAGGCGATGAACCACTGGACCGCGAGCGGCCACTTCGACGTCCACGTCTTCCACAAGAACAACGAGCTGGCCGGCTACTGCTCGGTCCTCCACGCGCTCCAGCTGCTCGGGACGACCGGCGACTACGGCCGCCGGCTGCGCGCCGCGGTGATCAGCTTCGGCGCGACCGCGCGCGGCGCGGTGCGGGCGCTCTCGGCGCTCGGGATCAGCGACGTGACGGTGATGACGCAGCGCAGCGTTGCCGCCGTCGCCTCGCCGTTCGCCTCGGTGCGGATGCAGCACTTCGAGCGCGACCCCGCCAACCCCAGCCGCACGCTCGCGCTGAAGGCGCCGGAGCCCGGCCCGCTCGCCGAGGTGCTGGCCGGCTACGACGTCGTCGTCAACTGCATCCTGCAGGACACCGACGAGCCGCTGATGTTCGTGATGGACGAGGACCTCGGGCTGTTCCCGTCGGGCACGCTGGTCGTCGACGTCTCCTGCGACGAGGGCATGGGCTTCGAGTGGGCGCGGCCGACGTCGTTCGCCGACCCGATCTTCACCGTCGGCGACGGCGTCCGCTACTACGCCGTCGACCACAGCCCCTCGTTCCTGTGGAACTCCGCGACGTGGGAGAACAGCGAGGCGCTGCTGCGGTACCTGCCGGTCGTGATGGCCGGACCGCCCGCGTGGGACGCGAACGAGACGATCCGCCGCGCGATCGAGATCCGCGACGGCCGCGTCCTGAACCCGCGCATCCTCTCGTTCCAGCAGCGCGCGCCGGACTACCCGTACCCAGCGGCCTGA
- a CDS encoding response regulator transcription factor, with protein MIRLLLADDEDLIREALATLLELEPDLVVVAQAGDGERAVALAAEHAPDLVVLDLEMPVFDGVEAARRILSRRQVPVVLLTRHARPGVLRRALASGVRGFVPKTTPADRLARILRDVHAGGRYVDSEIAATALTEDACPLTERELEVLRLVREGLSAGAIADAAHLAPGTVRNYLSSAMAKLAAPTRVEAARIAWEEGWI; from the coding sequence ATGATCCGCCTGCTGCTCGCCGACGACGAGGACCTGATCCGCGAGGCGCTCGCGACGCTGCTGGAGCTGGAGCCCGACCTCGTCGTCGTCGCCCAGGCCGGCGACGGCGAGCGCGCGGTCGCGCTCGCGGCCGAGCATGCGCCGGACCTCGTCGTGCTCGACCTCGAGATGCCGGTCTTCGACGGCGTCGAGGCGGCGCGGCGGATCCTCTCGCGCCGCCAGGTGCCGGTCGTGCTGCTGACGCGTCACGCGCGCCCGGGCGTGCTGCGCCGCGCGCTCGCCAGCGGCGTGCGCGGCTTCGTGCCGAAGACGACGCCGGCCGACCGGCTCGCGCGGATCCTCCGCGACGTCCACGCCGGCGGCCGCTACGTCGACTCCGAGATCGCCGCGACCGCGCTGACCGAGGACGCCTGCCCGCTGACCGAGCGCGAGCTGGAGGTGCTGCGGCTCGTGCGCGAGGGACTGAGCGCGGGCGCGATCGCCGACGCCGCCCACCTCGCGCCGGGCACGGTCCGCAACTACCTCTCCAGCGCGATGGCGAAGCTCGCCGCGCCGACCCGCGTCGAGGCGGCGCGGATCGCGTGGGAGGAGGGCTGGATCTAG
- a CDS encoding sensor histidine kinase translates to MADASLTDRLAGLRRYTRWSLASVSIVAVLAPVSHLFSRDLDPALLVAAVAALAFVVTEATRLLLGGVEGFEGRAWATPRVIAATAVAFVLMVALGFTTATITVGWTLPFAAVVSGAALGSDRRARYLLIVGATVLTAVAAAVAAALGATTDDVALTVAVSALMVAVFGGLTVTQVWIWDVALQVDAARAAEAEVAVLRERLRFAADLHDVQGHQLQAIAMKAELARRLVGSDDDAARAHAADVQQLALTALAETRAIVHGYRRVGLETELSNAVAILRAAGVEASIAAEPAPVPEALEPLFGSLVREGATNLLRHTRAERCEIAIVRDGADVVVRMDDDGVALAAAATAAGRAGGGAGLDGLRERFAAAGGRLDARPREPRGFSLTGRAPA, encoded by the coding sequence ATGGCCGACGCCTCCCTCACCGACCGGCTCGCCGGCCTGCGGCGGTATACGCGCTGGTCGCTCGCCTCCGTGTCGATCGTCGCGGTGCTCGCGCCCGTCTCGCACCTGTTCTCGCGCGACCTCGACCCGGCGCTCCTGGTCGCCGCCGTCGCCGCGCTTGCGTTCGTCGTGACCGAGGCGACGCGGCTGCTGCTCGGCGGCGTCGAGGGCTTCGAAGGACGTGCGTGGGCGACGCCGCGTGTGATCGCCGCGACGGCCGTCGCGTTCGTGCTGATGGTCGCGCTCGGCTTCACGACGGCGACGATCACGGTCGGCTGGACGCTGCCGTTCGCCGCGGTCGTCTCCGGCGCCGCGCTCGGCTCCGACCGCCGCGCCCGCTACCTCCTGATCGTCGGCGCGACGGTGCTGACCGCCGTCGCCGCGGCGGTCGCCGCTGCGCTCGGCGCGACGACCGACGACGTCGCGCTGACGGTGGCGGTGAGCGCCCTGATGGTCGCGGTCTTCGGCGGGCTGACCGTCACGCAGGTGTGGATCTGGGACGTGGCGCTGCAGGTCGACGCGGCGCGCGCGGCCGAGGCGGAGGTGGCGGTGCTGCGCGAGCGGCTGCGCTTCGCCGCCGACTTGCACGACGTGCAGGGTCACCAGCTGCAGGCGATCGCGATGAAGGCCGAGCTGGCGCGGCGGCTCGTCGGCTCCGACGACGACGCGGCGCGCGCGCACGCCGCCGACGTCCAGCAGCTCGCGCTGACCGCGCTCGCGGAGACGCGCGCGATCGTGCACGGCTACCGCCGCGTGGGGCTGGAGACGGAGCTGTCGAACGCGGTCGCGATCCTGCGCGCGGCCGGCGTCGAGGCGTCGATCGCGGCGGAGCCGGCGCCGGTGCCCGAGGCGCTGGAGCCCCTGTTCGGCTCGCTCGTGCGCGAGGGCGCGACGAACCTGCTGCGGCACACGCGCGCGGAGCGCTGCGAGATCGCGATCGTGCGCGACGGCGCCGACGTCGTCGTGCGGATGGACGACGACGGCGTCGCGCTCGCCGCCGCCGCGACCGCGGCCGGGCGCGCCGGCGGCGGCGCCGGCCTCGACGGGCTGCGCGAGCGCTTCGCGGCGGCTGGCGGCCGGCTCGACGCGCGGCCGCGCGAGCCGCGCGGGTTCTCGCTGACGGGCCGGGCGCCGGCATGA
- a CDS encoding ABC transporter ATP-binding protein produces the protein MDELAIEVHDLRCAYGDHVAVDRVDLTVARGELVALLGTNGAGKTTMLETIEGHRRPDAGNVRVLGLDPVRDRLKMLPRVGIMLQESGFSGELTTWETADLWRALRSRGGDPDAVLERLQLAHRRDVQVKQLSGGERRRLDLALAILGEPEVLFLDEPTTGLDPQSRRRTWEVVGALVAAGTAVLLTTHYLEEAEELADRIAILDGGRIAARGTMAELVAGMAATISFLHPSGAPSLPPLAGSVATRHGDEIVVTTPELQRDLRTLLAWADTHDLRLQRLRARDGSLDDVFDAVAVAEPVAA, from the coding sequence ATGGACGAGCTTGCGATCGAAGTGCACGACCTTCGCTGCGCCTACGGCGACCACGTCGCAGTCGACCGCGTCGACCTGACCGTCGCCCGCGGCGAGCTGGTCGCGCTGCTGGGCACCAACGGCGCCGGCAAGACGACGATGCTGGAGACGATCGAAGGCCACCGCAGACCGGACGCCGGCAACGTCCGCGTGCTCGGCCTCGACCCGGTGCGCGACCGCCTGAAGATGCTGCCGCGGGTCGGGATCATGCTGCAGGAGAGCGGCTTCTCCGGCGAGCTGACGACGTGGGAGACGGCCGACCTCTGGCGCGCGCTGCGCAGCCGCGGCGGCGACCCCGACGCGGTGCTGGAACGGCTGCAGCTGGCGCACCGGCGCGACGTGCAGGTCAAGCAGCTGTCGGGCGGCGAGCGGCGCCGGCTCGACCTCGCGCTCGCGATCCTCGGCGAGCCCGAGGTGCTGTTCCTCGACGAGCCGACGACGGGGCTGGACCCGCAGTCGCGCCGGCGCACGTGGGAGGTCGTCGGCGCGCTCGTCGCCGCCGGCACCGCCGTGCTGCTGACGACCCATTACCTGGAGGAGGCGGAGGAGCTGGCCGACCGTATCGCGATCCTCGACGGCGGTCGCATCGCCGCACGCGGGACGATGGCGGAGCTGGTCGCCGGCATGGCGGCGACGATCTCGTTCCTGCACCCGTCCGGCGCGCCGTCGCTCCCGCCGCTCGCCGGCAGCGTAGCGACCCGCCACGGCGACGAGATCGTCGTCACGACCCCCGAGCTGCAGCGCGACCTGCGCACCCTGCTCGCGTGGGCCGACACGCACGACCTCAGGCTCCAGCGGCTGCGCGCCCGCGACGGGTCGCTCGACGACGTCTTCGACGCCGTCGCCGTCGCCGAGCCGGTGGCGGCATGA
- a CDS encoding ABC transporter permease, with the protein MNGIDGIDGVTLRATLALARCELKLLWRNRLVAATALLLPLLLGLALSQNDGQFGDGGWGAVVGLQILTMLLFAVYASATTAVAARRRELVLKRLRTSELPELAILGGMLAPMVGLAIVQALLLCAMVIALGAPAPAQPLLLLVAVLGGALLCSAAALLTTRVTSTAEMAQVTTMPLFFLALGGAIWTISVPSDDVTQLMLAIPGSAVAELARCAWNGGGDPLAALAMVAVWTAVLSELAKRTFRWEPRT; encoded by the coding sequence ATGAACGGCATCGACGGGATCGACGGGGTGACGCTGCGCGCGACGCTCGCGCTCGCCCGCTGCGAGCTGAAGCTGCTGTGGCGCAACCGGCTCGTCGCCGCGACCGCGCTGCTGCTGCCGCTGCTGCTCGGCCTCGCGCTGTCGCAGAACGACGGGCAGTTCGGCGACGGCGGCTGGGGCGCGGTCGTCGGGCTGCAGATCCTCACGATGCTGCTGTTCGCCGTCTATGCGTCGGCGACCACTGCCGTCGCGGCTCGCCGGCGCGAGCTGGTGCTCAAGCGGCTGCGCACGAGCGAGCTGCCCGAGCTGGCGATCCTCGGCGGGATGCTCGCGCCGATGGTCGGGCTCGCGATCGTGCAGGCGCTGCTGCTGTGCGCGATGGTGATCGCGCTCGGCGCGCCGGCCCCCGCGCAGCCGCTGCTGCTGCTCGTCGCGGTGCTCGGCGGCGCGCTGCTGTGCTCCGCCGCCGCGCTGCTGACGACGCGCGTCACCTCGACCGCGGAGATGGCGCAGGTGACGACGATGCCGCTGTTCTTCCTCGCGCTCGGCGGCGCGATCTGGACGATCTCGGTCCCCTCCGACGATGTCACGCAGCTGATGCTGGCGATCCCCGGCAGCGCCGTCGCGGAGCTGGCGCGCTGCGCCTGGAACGGCGGCGGCGACCCGCTCGCGGCGCTTGCGATGGTGGCCGTCTGGACCGCTGTCCTGAGCGAGCTCGCGAAGCGGACGTTCCGCTGGGAGCCGCGGACGTAG
- a CDS encoding Cgl0159 family (beta/alpha)8-fold protein: MPAPSTAPLLDAPVAIDDLTTARLLHPGAIKAATARRVRPQRIVPESGRLLIVAADHPARGALGAGARGAAMADRRELLRRLQAVLADPRVDGVLGTPDVLEDLLLMGAADGKLLVGSMNRGGLQRAAFEIDDRYTAFTPASLEALGCEAGKLLLRIDMLDPATADALENCADAVTGLAERDLIAMVEPFMSRRVDGHVANELTAEAMVKAISISAGLGATSSHTWLKVPWVEGIERAVAATTLPCLLLGGEVSDDPARTYGRWAAAFEQPNVRGLVLGRSLLFPHDDDVPAALDAAAAIVAGA; the protein is encoded by the coding sequence ATGCCTGCTCCCAGCACCGCCCCGCTGCTCGACGCCCCTGTCGCGATCGACGACCTGACGACCGCGCGCCTGCTGCACCCGGGCGCGATCAAGGCCGCCACCGCGCGCCGCGTGCGGCCGCAGCGGATCGTGCCCGAGAGCGGCCGGCTGCTGATCGTCGCTGCCGACCACCCGGCCCGCGGGGCGCTCGGCGCCGGCGCGCGCGGCGCCGCGATGGCCGACCGCCGCGAGCTGCTGCGCCGCCTGCAGGCGGTCCTCGCCGACCCGCGCGTGGACGGGGTGCTCGGCACGCCCGACGTGCTGGAGGACCTGCTGCTGATGGGCGCGGCCGACGGCAAGCTGCTCGTCGGCTCGATGAATCGCGGCGGGCTCCAGCGCGCCGCGTTCGAGATCGACGACCGCTACACCGCGTTCACGCCCGCGTCGCTCGAGGCGCTCGGCTGCGAGGCCGGCAAGCTGCTGCTGCGGATCGACATGCTCGACCCGGCGACGGCCGACGCGCTGGAGAACTGCGCCGACGCCGTCACCGGCCTCGCCGAGCGCGACCTGATCGCGATGGTCGAGCCGTTCATGTCGCGCCGGGTCGACGGCCACGTCGCGAACGAGCTGACGGCGGAGGCGATGGTGAAGGCGATCTCGATCTCCGCCGGCCTCGGCGCGACCTCCAGCCACACGTGGCTGAAGGTGCCGTGGGTCGAGGGGATCGAGCGCGCGGTGGCGGCGACGACGCTGCCGTGCCTGCTGCTCGGCGGCGAGGTCAGCGACGACCCGGCGCGCACGTACGGGCGCTGGGCGGCCGCGTTCGAGCAGCCGAACGTGCGCGGCCTCGTGCTCGGGCGCTCGCTGCTGTTCCCGCACGACGACGACGTGCCCGCGGCGCTCGACGCCGCCGCCGCGATCGTGGCCGGCGCGTAG
- the ligA gene encoding NAD-dependent DNA ligase LigA — translation MTQDPDEQARALAAQIDHHRGLYARGAPALVDADYDALEDELRALLAASPEVVLDDNPLDRPWAPELVPGQTIRHSRPMLSLEKATTAEQLDAFCARFPGQAFRVTPKLDGISIAIVYQDGELEYVATRGDGRDGERVTDKARLVVLGLPLTLGAAGRVEVRGEAVMLDSIWRAYNDAHPDRPLTNPRSAAAGTFVVKSPEACVAEGRTLRFFAFDLDEAEVSDGDVSERLVALGFEVPDVLPAADAEQARAAIEQVAARRGEYDFGIDGAVVRLASRRAFEAAGATSSAPRGALAWKYPAEERTTVLRAVTWPVGKIGRVVPRAQVDPVFVGGTTVTFASLHNPRLVRERDIRIGDTVRIMRRGDVIPFIAGSVVEQRTGDEVEIELPTHCPSCGTELVVRGTGEELWCENLQCPAQAVRRLIHWSSRHASDMEGVGNTWIEKLAEDGVLERPSDFYALTVEQLVGYERMGEVSANAMVASIDRSRGVGLRRALIGLAIPMASEGVAKRLCLAGFERIEEIVERTAEELEAIRDIGPKVAASMVAYFARPEVQEELCALRAAGVDLDVRDEDRPIEVADAAETPLKGATVVVTGAFADPDSGAKVARPAVVRLLEQAGATSVSSVSATTTMLIAGSNVGAAKTDKAARLGVQVVDQEQAWDWLAEAGVR, via the coding sequence GTGACCCAGGATCCCGACGAGCAGGCGCGGGCGCTGGCCGCGCAGATCGACCACCACCGCGGCCTCTACGCACGTGGCGCGCCGGCGCTGGTCGACGCCGACTACGACGCGCTGGAGGACGAGCTGCGAGCGCTGCTGGCGGCCAGTCCCGAGGTCGTGCTGGACGACAACCCGCTCGACCGGCCGTGGGCGCCGGAGCTGGTCCCGGGCCAGACGATCCGCCACAGCCGGCCGATGCTGTCGCTGGAGAAGGCGACGACGGCCGAGCAGCTCGACGCCTTCTGCGCGCGCTTCCCCGGGCAGGCGTTCCGCGTCACGCCGAAGCTCGACGGGATCTCGATCGCGATCGTCTACCAGGACGGCGAGCTGGAGTACGTCGCGACGCGCGGCGACGGCCGCGACGGCGAGCGCGTGACCGACAAGGCGCGGCTCGTCGTGCTCGGGCTGCCGCTCACGCTCGGCGCCGCCGGCCGCGTCGAGGTCCGCGGCGAGGCGGTGATGCTCGACTCGATCTGGCGGGCGTACAACGACGCGCACCCCGACAGACCGTTGACGAACCCGCGCAGCGCGGCGGCCGGCACGTTCGTCGTCAAGTCGCCGGAAGCGTGCGTCGCCGAAGGCAGGACGCTGCGCTTCTTCGCGTTCGACCTCGACGAGGCGGAGGTCTCTGACGGCGACGTCAGCGAGCGGCTCGTCGCGCTCGGCTTCGAGGTCCCGGACGTGCTGCCCGCCGCCGACGCCGAGCAGGCGCGCGCGGCGATCGAGCAGGTCGCTGCGCGCCGCGGCGAGTACGACTTCGGCATCGACGGCGCGGTCGTGCGGCTCGCCTCCAGGCGCGCGTTCGAGGCCGCCGGCGCGACCAGCAGCGCGCCGCGCGGCGCGCTCGCGTGGAAGTACCCGGCGGAGGAGCGCACGACCGTGCTGCGCGCTGTCACGTGGCCGGTCGGCAAGATCGGCCGCGTCGTGCCGCGCGCCCAGGTCGACCCCGTCTTCGTCGGCGGCACGACGGTCACGTTCGCCTCGCTGCACAACCCGCGGCTCGTGAGAGAGCGCGACATCCGCATCGGCGACACCGTCCGGATCATGCGCCGCGGCGACGTGATCCCGTTCATCGCCGGCTCGGTGGTCGAGCAGCGGACGGGCGACGAGGTCGAGATCGAGCTGCCGACGCACTGCCCGTCGTGCGGGACCGAGCTGGTCGTGCGCGGCACCGGCGAGGAGCTGTGGTGCGAGAACCTCCAGTGCCCGGCACAGGCGGTCCGCCGCCTGATCCACTGGTCCTCGCGCCACGCCTCCGACATGGAGGGCGTCGGCAACACGTGGATCGAGAAGCTGGCCGAGGACGGCGTGCTGGAGCGGCCGTCGGACTTCTACGCGCTGACGGTCGAGCAGCTGGTCGGCTACGAGCGGATGGGCGAGGTGTCGGCGAACGCGATGGTCGCCTCGATCGACCGTTCGCGCGGCGTCGGGCTGCGCCGCGCGCTGATCGGGCTGGCGATCCCGATGGCGTCCGAGGGCGTCGCGAAGCGGCTCTGCCTCGCCGGCTTCGAGCGGATCGAGGAGATCGTGGAGAGAACGGCGGAGGAGCTGGAGGCGATCCGCGACATCGGCCCGAAGGTCGCCGCCTCGATGGTTGCCTACTTCGCGCGGCCCGAGGTGCAGGAGGAGCTGTGTGCGCTGCGCGCCGCCGGCGTCGACCTCGACGTGCGCGACGAGGACCGCCCGATCGAGGTCGCCGACGCCGCCGAGACGCCGCTGAAGGGCGCGACCGTCGTCGTGACCGGCGCGTTCGCCGATCCCGACAGCGGCGCGAAGGTCGCGCGGCCCGCGGTCGTGCGGCTGCTGGAGCAAGCCGGCGCGACGTCGGTGTCGTCGGTCAGCGCGACGACGACGATGCTGATCGCGGGCAGCAACGTCGGCGCCGCGAAGACCGACAAGGCCGCGAGACTCGGCGTCCAGGTCGTCGACCAGGAGCAGGCGTGGGACTGGCTGGCGGAGGCCGGCGTGCGGTGA